Proteins from a single region of Bacteroidota bacterium:
- the nirK gene encoding copper-containing nitrite reductase: MNKKHFIIGAAVTMTFALWSCNSGNNAQNKTKAIDMEATGDFEVAEITAAPNVPAPIGKRGPKKLIINLETTEIESIIADTFSYTFWTFNNIVPGSFMRVREGDEIQLNLTNAANSILPHNIDLHAVNGPGGGAEATFASPGQKASFTFKALNPGLYVYHCAAPPVPQHIGNGMYGLILVEPEGGLEPVDKEFYIMQGEFYAKPSARNPKLLEFDNDKGNAENPTYVLFNGKKGSMLGPNMLEAKVGDKIRLFIGNGGPNLVSSFHVIGEIFDNVYTEGGSTVSHNVQTTLIPAGGSAIVEFTVEVPGEYNIVDHSLSRTFNKGSLGKIKVTGDANPKVFKKN, from the coding sequence ATGAACAAAAAACATTTTATTATCGGTGCAGCAGTCACAATGACTTTCGCACTATGGAGTTGTAATTCGGGCAACAATGCTCAGAACAAAACCAAAGCCATTGACATGGAAGCAACCGGAGACTTTGAAGTAGCCGAAATTACTGCGGCTCCCAATGTCCCTGCTCCTATTGGCAAAAGAGGACCCAAAAAATTAATTATTAATCTTGAAACCACAGAGATTGAATCCATCATTGCAGACACTTTCAGTTACACATTCTGGACATTCAACAATATTGTACCAGGTAGCTTTATGAGGGTAAGAGAGGGTGATGAAATCCAATTAAACCTAACAAACGCTGCAAACAGCATTCTTCCCCATAATATTGACTTACACGCTGTAAACGGACCCGGTGGTGGTGCAGAAGCTACTTTTGCTTCTCCCGGACAAAAGGCATCTTTTACCTTTAAGGCACTTAATCCCGGTCTGTATGTATATCATTGTGCTGCGCCTCCTGTTCCACAACACATAGGCAACGGAATGTATGGACTTATCTTGGTTGAGCCGGAAGGTGGACTTGAGCCTGTGGACAAAGAATTCTACATCATGCAAGGTGAGTTCTATGCAAAACCAAGTGCAAGAAACCCCAAATTATTGGAATTTGACAATGACAAAGGCAATGCAGAAAATCCAACATACGTTTTGTTCAATGGTAAAAAAGGTTCTATGTTAGGTCCTAACATGTTAGAAGCAAAAGTGGGTGACAAAATCCGTCTATTTATCGGAAATGGTGGTCCTAACTTGGTTTCTTCTTTCCACGTGATTGGCGAAATCTTTGACAATGTTTATACCGAAGGCGGAAGCACAGTATCTCATAACGTACAAACCACACTTATCCCTGCCGGTGGTTCTGCTATTGTTGAGTTTACTGTGGAAGTACCCGGTGAATACAATATCGTTGACCACTCTCTTTCCAGAACTTTCAACAAAGGTTCATTAGGTAAGATCAAAGTTACCGGAGATGCAAATCCGAAAGTATTCAAGAAGAACTAA